The genomic DNA GTGTTCGTGCATCTTGCCGAAACCGATGCCTGGATCGAGACAGATCCGCTGGGCTTCGATCCCGTGATCCAGGCACTGCTGTTTGCGGTCTGCCAAGTATTGATAGATCTCATGCACGACGTTGTCGTAACGCGGATCGTCTTGCATCGTTTGGGGAGTCCCCTGCATGTGCATCGCGCAGACTGCCACCGCGTTTCGCGCGGCGACGTCGAACATCTGCGGATCGCCTTGCAGGCCGGAGACGTCGTTGATGATCTCCGCTCCCGCATCGATCGCCGCTTGGGCGACAACCGCTTTGGATGTGTCGATCGAGATCGGGCATGACAGCCGCCCTTGCAGCTGTTGGATCACCGGAACCACGCGTCGCAGTTCCTCGTTGGCATCGACCGCGGGAGCATACGGACGTGTGCTTTCGCCACCGATATCGATGATCCCGGCCCCG from Rosistilla oblonga includes the following:
- the folP gene encoding dihydropteroate synthase: MPPIWKLPKRSITFESTPVVMGILNATPDSFSDGGRLADCTAAVDAALAMEDAGAGIIDIGGESTRPYAPAVDANEELRRVVPVIQQLQGRLSCPISIDTSKAVVAQAAIDAGAEIINDVSGLQGDPQMFDVAARNAVAVCAMHMQGTPQTMQDDPRYDNVVHEIYQYLADRKQQCLDHGIEAQRICLDPGIGFGKMHEHNIELLRGVSEFLKLGVPILIGHSRKGFIGKQTGDDLILRDAGTVGVSLAMAAAGMHILRVHNVPMTVAALKLFQQCQPR